GAAAATAATATGATTACAAATAACTTAAGGCTTAgtatttatagtcttgcccatgaaattaaataaaaacgGAATCATTAAAACTAAAACGCGTGTccgggttgtcgtcgcccgatcggcTCATCCAACTGCATGATCccctatcttcaaaacgtcatatctccttcgttataagtcggaatcaggcgagtgaccactcgtttgAAAtatcttgaagtctagaatccaacccaattaaaATCACTGGATTTGGATTTATATAACTTGATTTATGATTAcaatagtggactatagtcatttttctACTTCATTCACTAAGCAGAATAATTCCTAATTCAATTCACCTTGACAATGACTTGATAATGTATACCCTACACGACGAAGCACATGTGCTTACTGATATTGTATACCCTACACGGACGAAGCACGTGTGGTTACTGAAAAGTTCAACATGGCACGAATAAACTTTCGTTCTTAGTATGCTAGACCTTATGTACTATAGCATAAATAAACACCTTGCATGCgcataaaccatacatgcaacATAAATAGTCATACTTGGACAACATGCTTGCTATAAacttcaacaaacataaacaatAATAACATGCTTACTCACATACTCACACATGAATCCATAATCCAAGTAAACAGGAATCACAATATCATACGTAACATGTATTCACATGAATAAGCTGGgttgccctagacttgtacgtaccttgaagaCCTAAGTAGAGGGGCCACTTTATGATTCACTTCCAATTAAACTAGAAATCCCCTCCTACCATAAAACAAATAATCTTAATCAATTCTCATATTCATTAAATTTTTAGCAACATTATTAGGTTTAAAATAGTTTGAATTaaatagaaattaatcgttattaatgtaaataataattctaattaattacttaaaaccctagcatgaatattaattaatttcatgcataaaaccattaaaaatcgacactttaatgAACATAAACAAATTTGATAATTCATATTGATTACCATAATTTAATcaacatctaattatgctaatcaattaatcatatgagtttaattaaaccATAACCTTAATTTATCATTAAAGACCATAAAAATCAATGTTTTACTTTAtaaatcaaatctgaaaattacgaCCTTCATGAATACTTACAAAAATCAATAACCCAACATAAAAATCCATAATTTAATATCCATAATATATCAATCCCAAatcaatttaaatcatcaacatAATAATTAATCCTAATTTAACATAATAGTTTAAATACAAGAGAGgttaggaagaagagaattcaTACCGGTTGGCCAAAGGCACGACGGCGGTGGCTAGGGCGGTTCACGGACGGATGAAAAAGAGAGGGAGAGGAGCACGAGCAGCGATGTTATTGTTGCTCGTCTGCTCGACTTCGCCTGGGGGCGCGGACAGGGGAAAGCACACAGGTGAAACACGGGCGAGGGGACAACAGCACACGTGGGGTGCGGGGTAGGCAAGCGTGCGCGTTGAGTGAGCAGCGACAGGGTCCGGGCCTGATGGGCTTGCGGTGCTCGGATGTTAGGGAGCGGAGAGGACCGAGTAGAGGAGAGATAGAgagaaaaaagaggagagagttTATGAGGGTTTTGAAATATTAAGTGGGGATTTAATGAAGCTTCAaggggtatttatagttttCGGAATCtaagttgggctaggcttgggaATATTTCAAGTTGGGCTTTATTAAACATAAGACGGGCTTATTAATTAGTTTGGGCTAGCAATTGAAATTGGATTGGGCTAGAACGTTTGAAATTCGTTTTACTTTTCTAATCCCAATCAAACTAAAAATCATTTTCTTTccaattgaaaataaaatatttttaattaataaaatatatttaattaaataaaaatttaaatgcaactttaatttataaactctatgaAAATGCTTTATagatataattaaatatatttataattacttaaaaatacAGGGTATAACAGTCTAATTTAAAAGAAGTTTCTTCCCGAAACTTTGGGCATGATAACTCAAACTTTGCTTGAACAATTTGAACTTTACTACTTTTCTTGaaaaaatttatgttgttgtactctttaagtgATTAAACATGCTAAGCTTTACGCATCAAAGTGCGAAAAATGATAAACTTGAAATGCAAATTCAATCGAAAGCACTACATTAAGCATAACATAAGGGAAAATAAGGCAAAAAActcgaaattctaccgcactccacccccttaaaagacacgagttatgaccccgtaactcaactaacctcgggacaTAGCTCAGGATacttctttctcatttcgtcctcggcTTCCTAGGTTACTTCTTATGACTTTTGGTTAGACCACTGATTTTTGACAAttttaacatccttagttcgcATACTACACACTTTACTATGTAGGATCTTAATTAACTAGTCTTTCTTCGAAAgataaactttggtctaactctatggtctccggttgcaacacatacGATTTATATGGAACATACTTCCTCAGTTGCGAAATGTGAAACACAtcatgcactctatgcaagtccatggtaaggctagtctataagatatattcctatcctttctaagatctcataggGACCTATGTAATTTAGGCTTAGATTTCCTTTCTTGTCAAACCTCATCAcgcctttcattggtgaaactttgAGTAACACTTTGTCACCCACTTGAAATTCTTCGTCCTGCTACGTTTCAAGTTtgcatagctcttttggcgatcttgcgctgcCTGAATCTTCAATTGGATAGTTCGGACTTGGTTCATGGTGTACTCTATAATTTGAGGTTCTAACACAATTGTCTCACTAATGCcgctccaacatagtggacttctacactttcttcCATACAAGGCCTCAAATGGGGTTATTCATATACTGGCATGATAATTGTTGTTATACgaaaactcaattaaatctaggctatcttcccaacctcCTTGAAATTAAATAACACAAGCACCAAGCATATCCTCAAGTGTCTGAAAGATTCTCTTAGTCTGTCCATATGTGGCTGTATGAAATGATGTActtattttcaatgtcgtaccaaagttcttctgcacactcttCTAGAAGTTTGAAAGAAatcttgaatccctatctgacacgatatccttaggaactccatgtagtctcacaACGTATTTGATGTAAGCCTCAGCAAGTTGCTCCATTTTCCAGgtctccttcattggtataaacacttggtcaacctatctgcAACAACCCAATTGGTATCATTTCCGACCTATGActtaggcaaacaagtgacaaagtccattgaaatacaATCCCATTTCCAACTAGGAATTTCTAATGGTTGAACCTTTCCACGGGGTATCTTATGTTCTATTttgaccttctgacaagtcaaacacttagccacaaattcagctacCTCATTCTTCATTCTTGACCACCAATATACCTTCTTCggatccttatacaacttgtcacttCATGGGTGCATAGAATACGActtattgtgaccttctctcattaaTTTGTCCTTCAGTTcttcacacttttgaggcacacgtacaccaccttcctttgtacctcaaactacCATCATCATGGATCTTAAAATATGACTTTAGAGCTTGGAGTGCTTCTTCACACTGCTCATTCCACTCAAATCGAGCTTCCTTTTTCATCAAAGTAGTCATTGGTTTATCCTAGAGAAATTTTGCACGAAGCGTCTATGGTATccagctaaaccaagaaaacttcaaaTGTCAGTGACACTCTTTGGTGTAGGTCATTCACTAacaactttaatatttgcagGATCCATTGCaactccttcttttgacacaaaatgtcctaaAAATGTAACCTTCTCCAACTAAAactcacacttcgagaatttggcatacagcCGGTTGTCTCTAAGTGTATTCAACACAGATCTTAAGTGTTCATCATGATCTTCTTCGCTCTTCGAATGCAGCAAGATATCATCTAttaaaaccactacaaacttgtccaaaacTGCATGGAATACACGATTCATCAAGTCCCTGAATATTGGAGGTGCATTAGTCAACCCAAAAAGGCATAACCGTGAACTCGTAACGACTGTATcttgtcctaaatgcagtctttggtatatcgttatccgcaattctcaattgatgataacctgatctCAAATCAATCTTCGAGAAGGTTCCTGTAACACCctgataattccttatatttataattcctttttccgactaatataaaagaattaccaagatattaccgccaccttgataacggctaaggctatttaccaaaaTTACatagcggaaataactaactttcaaaacatattaaatagttaatggtcacttaacaaactggaaccattacggcccaaaaccaaagcattaaatagtttaaataaTAATAGTACTCATGACTAGAaatcaaaatagagtttataaatacggaagaTGAAATAGTCTCTCAACACTATTCCcacgataacttctcccgcaagttatctctacgaacctgcttattgaaaactactccccaacaatgcaagtgcaatgatggatcatcatagggtcattaaggcgaaggccatgaccgaaagacatgaagcacgaagtcaacaATGAGTACGAataagctagaatgaaatcctagtctaacatgcttcactcaacaatataataatccacatgcaaaagccatttaattaaacaattaatcatggagACAGACTCGATACTTGACACAACTCttaactcacagattaataagaattagcttcaaacgggtaaaatataataacaaaaccACTAAGGGAAAttgagggtgttgggagcccaccaagcaCTAAATAATTAAGTTCGGGCTTTCTACCGACtgggaccataccgacggaattcctgcgcgtTTATAAGCGATAACCAAAAGAATGAAATAacatcttgtatcattcaaggagtacgagtttCTCAGACGCGACTCcgcccattgttcatactcatggtatatatgttccaagagttttgaaggtcatttgggttacactttatgttaattagtatgttatgttcaaggcgactcaagactctacacaagacataacatgcaaGCAATTAAACGattaaacaatgacacttcattttaatccctTAGggcttgtgatcaaacataggactcaagtgaatttgctcccattgttccttctcaaaacactgtgagataacccgacattgcttGTTAACAaacggggtgtgcccttagcacgaatagtccttagttcaattcacataaacttcttAAATGTATTCTACACGGCGGTAAAATAAACAATGCACTgaggcaatattcaataggctcaaagtatgctagacatcccgtacaataacataatcataataacttgcatgcgaaacactcatacatgcatatcaattcgaacaacatgcttgacataattcaacgattataaaagtccacaacatgattgttcaatagaattcataCAACATTaacaattcataacatgctcgttcacgtagaacacatagattcaataataattcccaacatgcttgttcacacaccagacatgaattctcaacactttaagttcacatgattcacaatcaatatacttcataaagtcctcatgggatagatggtcaccctagtcatgtacgtacctggaatacctaagtacgggggccactatgcgaatcacgactcaaagctagaaatcaactcctataatcACAACGGAGAaaattaattattatccatgtttactaaatttctagcaaatatttaagattctaaaacctttgttttgattagaaattaattgttattcattaaattgatagtctcaaatagtcaactcaagcccTAGCATAAAAACGTTGACTTTTgaccttaaaatcattaaaaatcaacactttaaagcttgataataaatctgaaaatttaagttgattcccataatttaaatcgtcattaaattatgtgaatcaattgcttgaacaattggaattaaaatcctatcaataggtcatcaataaaaccatgttttgaccataaaaattgacactttaattaatcactaaatctgaaaataatagttcgtataattaaaatcaatctcatcaatttTAAATGCGACaatattaaaacacggtgtttataaccgtttccagcaatttaaataatccaaaacaataataataattaaataatttaaaaacggaatttggaaaAGTTTAAAAGTATACAGAGTATGGAAAtcgatcaacaacaacaacacacacatacacacacaACACGAATTgtgttgcgtgtgggcagcgacaCAAAGCAGCAGGGCACTCGGCAAGGCACGGCAACGGTGCGCAAGGCACGCGGGTGCGCTGGCGAGCAGGGCGAGGGCTGGGCGCGGCTTGCTCGGCACAACGCAGCAACATCGCACAACAGTGTGCGTGTGCTGGGCAGAGGGTGAGCGAGAGAGGCGAGAGGTGCGaggggtgagcagcagcagcgcacggGGTGTGCGGGTGCTGCGCGCGTGTGCGCGGCTGGGCAACGAGCAAGGCACGGGGGTGCTTGCTTGCAGCCGAAGGTAAGggcgagaggagagagaaagtgccgaatgagagaggagagagagagagagaggcaaattttctgaatttaatgtggggatttaatgaggggaagggttgtatttatagcttTTCCTTCcctcatgggctaggttttagggttttgagttgggcttgcttaagggcttaattaaaattagtttcttgcaagccttgttgggtttgtcAACGAAATTGGATTGGGCTTAGATTGGaattaaattagttttcaaaatacaacccaacaattcccgaataaataaattcttttaatttatttaataaaaatccggttttcataaataattaataattaaattattttaaactaaaatacatttaaatcacattaaatgcaattaaattcgtaaaaatatttataaatacaataaaatatatttataaattacgaaaaatacgaggtattacaattcctgctcctttcaattGGTCAAACAGATTATCTATCCTAGgaaaaggatacttgttcttgagtgtgactttattgagctccctgtagtctatatagAGTCTCATTCTCCagttcttcttcttcacaaacagaaTTGGTGCTGCCCATGGTGATGCACTTgttctaatataacctttctccaacaAATCCGCAGGCTTATCCATAACTTCACTCTCGAGGTCTCTTACATTGCACAGAAATacagggttccctttactgactagcttcactaATTCCATTTCCGTGATGATTTCTACACTTCtaggtttaccaaaacgacgatatgataCCATCTTTCCTACATTCTATCTTGGCTTTGAAcgtggccaaccaatccataccCAAGATGACATCCAATtctcataactaaaactcaattAGGTTAGATGGGAAAATAGTTTTGcatatggtcaaaggcacattccTATGGATCTTGGTACATTTCACTATGCTACATGTTGATATAACTATGGGTACCTTAATTGTTTCATGTTCACTCAACCCTAATTTTTCCAATGCACTTACCGAGATAAATAAATAAGtgttgcaccagaatcaaatagtactttaactaaaatggagttaatagaaaaagtaccagctatggcGTCGGAGGATGTTTATGCTTCTTGCCTAGTAATCACgttcagctttccttgggcatTCCCTTTGTTGTAACCACCTCCATTGTTATTCCCATTACCATTCATATTACCACCTTAGTTgttgttggtttcctccagTACCTCCAGAATTTCCCCCATTCATGTTCTGGTTGTTGTTATGGTTAGGTTTCCCATTCTTTGAGTaacactcatactccctatggcctaacttatTATAGAAGCTACAAAGAACCAAATtgccatcacaatcctttccagggtggtTCTTGGGGCATAGCTGTACTACCCCgtatttttaagtaattataaatatatttaattat
This sequence is a window from Spinacia oleracea cultivar Varoflay chromosome 1, BTI_SOV_V1, whole genome shotgun sequence. Protein-coding genes within it:
- the LOC130465571 gene encoding uncharacterized protein, with protein sequence MVSYRRFGKPRSVEIITEMELVKLVSKGNPVFLCNVRDLESEVMDKPADLLEKGYIRTSASPWAAPILDLMNRVFHAVLDKFVVVLIDDILLHSKSEEDHDEHLRSVLNTLRDNRLYAKFSKCEF